The genomic interval GCAGCAGCAGGTGGGTGTCGGTGCTATTCTGGTTACCCACGATCAGGAAGAAGCGTTTGAGCTGGCGGATCGCATTGCCGTCATGTCAGACGGCAAGATCGAGCAGTTTGATACACCGGCCAATCTGATCAAGAAACCATCCTCGCCATTCGTGGCGGAATTCCTTGAAGGCGCGGGTGGTTACAACCAATCCGGCGCAGGCATCTAAGCCGACTTCATCATGCAAAACAAAGGGGCCCACAAGGCCCCTTTCTATTTCATTGGAACTGATTGAACAACAAAGCCCGACAGACTAGAGCGCTTTATAGGTCTCATCCAACGCTCCAAGGAACGAGCTTGCATGCTCGCTGAGCTCCTTTGACTGACCTGACAACTTCACAGAACGTTCGGCCACGGACTTGGCCGCAACTTCAGTTTCCTTGGCAGCCTCTTCAACGCTTCCCAGCGCCGCATTGATCTGCTCCGCACCGCCAGAAGCTTGCGTGACATTGTCTGCAATTTCCTTGGCAGCCGATGCCTGCTGTTCCACTGCCGTTGCGATGGAAGAGGAAATCTCATTGATATGCGAAATCGTGCCCGCAATTTTTTCGATCGCAGCGACAGTCTCGCTCGTAGAGGTCTGAATGCCAGAAACCTGTCCCGAAATTTCTTCCGTCGCCTTCGCAGTCTGGTTGGCGAGATCCTTCACTTCAGCAGCAACCACTGCAAAGCCGCGCCCAGCCTCGCCCGCACGCGCAGCTTCAATCGTCGCGTTGAGCGCAAGCAGGTTGGTTTGCTCGGCAATTTCCTGAATGAGGCGGATAACATCGCCGATACGGCTTGCCGAGGTGGCCAGCTCGCTAACAACATTGGTCGTGGCCTCGGCTTGACCAGAGGCTTCATGCACCACTTCGGTTGAAGTTGTCACCTGCCGTCCGATTTCCTCGATCGAGGCGGACAATTCTTCGGTTGCAGACTGAACGGACCGCATATTGTCAACGGTCTGATTGGTCAGGCCAAACAACGCAGAGGTTTCACTGCTGGTGCGCTGTGCGCCACCAATCATTTGCTCGGCAGTGGCCTGCAGGTCGCCAGCGGCATCCTGAATGGTCTGAGCAACGCCGCTAACACTATCCTGAAAACTGCTGGAGAGTGTCTGAAAACTGCGGTTCCTTGCGAATGCCGCTTCGCTATTTTCTGCATCCTGCAGCACGGCGCAAGCATATGGCACATCATCAACCACAGCGACCGATACGTCCACCAGAGAGCCAAAGCTGCCACCATCATATTTATTATAGATGATCTTGCCTGACCAACTCCCGGACTTCTGGATAGTCGCTTCGACATCCTTCACATAGTCCTCGACCCGGACTCCACCATATTGCTCCTTGGCCAGAAGCTCAGAGACCGGTAGACTTTGAATCGCTTGTAGAGATGGATAGCCGGAGGCCTTCAGGAAGGCGTTATTGACATAGACAATGCCTTCACGTCCCGGCGCCAGACAGTTGATGAATACACCGGACGGAGATCCGCCCATTGCTGCGGCGACAAGATCATTTAATGAAGACCCTTCAGCTGCCTTTTCTTTGCGTAGCCCAAACATCGAAAGCCTCCCAAGACCCTGCTATCAAGAAAACGTTGGACCAAATTGTGCAACCGAATTCTTTGACAAGGTATTAACCGTCTGTGAGGCAAGGAAAAAATATCGGTATAACAACCAGACAAGCAGAGAAAGCATGGTAATTTTATCAGGATGCATTGCCCGAATCCGACCAGACTCGATGGGGTGCTCTCCAAGCCTTGATCAGATCGTCAAAACGAAAAGAGAAACACCCCATCTCCAGTCCCCCCCACGGGAACCCTGAATCAGATTGACAAGAGCGAGTTAAATCCGCCCTGCGCTCAAACTGGCATACACTTGGTGATTGAACGGTGCTTGTAGGCAGCAAGTATGCCAGTGTGCTATTGCTAGCACACCATATTGAAAATCAGCATTGCTTTTAAAACAGATCTAGAAGGGGAGATTACAGAAAAAAGATCAAGAGAACTAGTACATCTAACAATGATATTATTGACAAATATTGGGTTTTATCCAACAAAATAACATAAGAGCTTAAATTACAATCACTTGGGGTAAAAATGGATAGACCACCCCATGTCCGGATGGAAGGATGGAGGATGCTTGAAATCCAGCACCCCACCAATCCAAGCCAGCTCCCCTATTGAGCAGCCGCTCCTTCCAAATTCACATTGTCATATTGCTTCTGATGAAAATGGATCGCGGGCAACACGATCAAATCAACAATCTCTATAATGCTATTGAGATTGGGCTGTTGCAGGGTCATGAAAAACTCGCTGCGCATCAGATCAAAAGGCAAATGCTTAATGCGATCAGGAATAGGCAATATGCTGATTTCACCGCGCTGAATGGCGTTCAGCAGAACCGCATCGAGCACGGAGTTGCTGGCAATAACAATTTTCTCCCTCAGTTCCATGGGCTTCACAGATGTCTCTCTGTAATATTCCATCAGCTGAGAGGTCAGAACCATCATCAAATGGCCCCGCATTTCACAAACCTGATTAAGAAGCGCGATCAGGTCATCACGTAAAGACCCTCTGTCAGGAACAATCGGTTTGTTTTGCTGAAAATAGTGCAGAAGAGCCGCTTCAAACAGTTCCACTTTGTTTGACCACCGTCGATAGACAACCGATCGGCTGGTCTTGGCACGTTTCACAACCCCTTCCACCGTATATTGTTGAAATCCATAGACCAGCACCTCTTCCCATGCCGCATCCAAAATTGCACGCTCAAGGGCTTCCCCCCGTCGCCGTTTTTTCTTCTCGCTCAAACGCCCCTCCACCTTAAAAGAAACGAAAACGCTTCCTGCCGACGATACACCCGCCCTTTAGATACAGTACCGTACTTTAAGTTTCAAGTATGATATTCCAGATGCAAACATCATACAATTCAACATTACCCATTCACGGTCAATTCGCAGAACTGCA from uncultured Cohaesibacter sp. carries:
- a CDS encoding methyl-accepting chemotaxis protein, which encodes MFGLRKEKAAEGSSLNDLVAAAMGGSPSGVFINCLAPGREGIVYVNNAFLKASGYPSLQAIQSLPVSELLAKEQYGGVRVEDYVKDVEATIQKSGSWSGKIIYNKYDGGSFGSLVDVSVAVVDDVPYACAVLQDAENSEAAFARNRSFQTLSSSFQDSVSGVAQTIQDAAGDLQATAEQMIGGAQRTSSETSALFGLTNQTVDNMRSVQSATEELSASIEEIGRQVTTSTEVVHEASGQAEATTNVVSELATSASRIGDVIRLIQEIAEQTNLLALNATIEAARAGEAGRGFAVVAAEVKDLANQTAKATEEISGQVSGIQTSTSETVAAIEKIAGTISHINEISSSIATAVEQQASAAKEIADNVTQASGGAEQINAALGSVEEAAKETEVAAKSVAERSVKLSGQSKELSEHASSFLGALDETYKAL
- a CDS encoding TetR/AcrR family transcriptional regulator; translated protein: MSEKKKRRRGEALERAILDAAWEEVLVYGFQQYTVEGVVKRAKTSRSVVYRRWSNKVELFEAALLHYFQQNKPIVPDRGSLRDDLIALLNQVCEMRGHLMMVLTSQLMEYYRETSVKPMELREKIVIASNSVLDAVLLNAIQRGEISILPIPDRIKHLPFDLMRSEFFMTLQQPNLNSIIEIVDLIVLPAIHFHQKQYDNVNLEGAAAQ